The nucleotide window CCCCGGCGATGGCCCGCCCGATACCGGAACTGCCACCGGTCACCACGGCGACCCGGCCGTCCAACGAGAACAACGAGGAGAGATACGTCTGCGAACTCATGCCCGAACCCTAGGCAAAGTCCTGGGCGGAGTCCTGGGCAGAGTCCTGGGCGAAGCCCTCGTCGGACCGTCGGGAGGCAGGTCCGTCAGATGCCGAACGGCGCCGCATAACGGACGGTCCCGCTAGGCAGCGCGTCGGCGTCGGCGTCGGCCTCGGCGAGGGCGAGCGCCATCAGCGCCTCGTCCGGCACGTCGATCGTCAGCCCGATGCCGTACCGGGACGCACGGCTGAAGCCGAACCTGGGGTAGTACGTCGGATGCCCGAGGACGACGACGAAGCGCTCACCCATGTCCTTGGCGGCCGTCAGCGCGGCGCGGATCGCCGCCGAACCGGCGCCCGTCTTCTGCCGCTCCGGCAGGACCGCGACCGGCCCCAGGCACAGGGCCGGGGTCTCGCCGATGTGGCAGCGGGTCAGCAGCGCGTGGCCGACGACCGTGCCGTCCTCCTCGGTCGTGACGATGGACAGCCCGTCGATCCAGGCCGCGTCTGCGCGCAGCGCCTCGACGAGGTCGGCCTCCTCCGTCCGCCCGAACGCGGTGGCGACGGCGGTACGGATGGCGGGGACGTCCGCGCCGGTCTCGGCGCGTGTGATCCACGAGGTGTGCATGGCGCGACGCTAACACCGAGCCCGAACCGACGACCGCCCGTTCAAGAGCGCCTTTCAGCGGCGCCCTCAACGGCCTTCAACGGTCCTCAGCTGCCTTCAACTGCCTTCAACGGCCCTCAAAGGGAAGGCCGACTGCCCTTCAAGTCCCTTTCGCTGCCCCCGAGTACACACGCACGTACAACTTTCGGTCATCCTTGCGAGTCAACTGAAGCGACTGCGCCACGAGCGCACTCGTCATCGTCGAAGGAATGGGAAGCCTCCATGACTCACCGGATATCCCGGGGCACGCGTGTGCTCGCCGCGATCCTCGGGGCCGGGGTG belongs to Streptomyces graminofaciens and includes:
- a CDS encoding GNAT family N-acetyltransferase; translation: MHTSWITRAETGADVPAIRTAVATAFGRTEEADLVEALRADAAWIDGLSIVTTEEDGTVVGHALLTRCHIGETPALCLGPVAVLPERQKTGAGSAAIRAALTAAKDMGERFVVVLGHPTYYPRFGFSRASRYGIGLTIDVPDEALMALALAEADADADALPSGTVRYAAPFGI